One Actinomycetota bacterium DNA window includes the following coding sequences:
- a CDS encoding hydrogenase small subunit: protein MTHEDHDVLQSHLDFHGVTRRDFLKFCGSVAAILGLSESMVPQIAAAVEKGARLKPALWIHGGSCTGCTESIAQVDTPDVATIVLDILSLKNMTIAMAQGDDIKKIVDETMADAERDPENKGFILIYEGSIMRGANGNTLREFGEPQIDRLKKKAQAAEAIVAVGSCAVDGGFVAAKPNPADATGMVQFLKDAGIDTPVINLPTCPVNPEWVVATVINVLMLGRLPEMDSFNRPKLIFGHPIHDLCPRRGHFENSAFVYEFGSKEEEMGYCLYPVGCKGPQTFTNCPIVRWNRRASWCVESGSPCIGCGVTSPTPGGNWVDVNAPFLKRHRDLRIGDMSFQPSTAAVVVGAAAAAALVAHGIGMKAAGRMDGEGAPYEEMKECERKKGGGK from the coding sequence ATGACGCATGAGGACCACGACGTACTTCAGTCCCATCTGGACTTTCACGGAGTAACGCGTCGCGATTTCCTCAAGTTCTGCGGTTCGGTTGCCGCCATTCTGGGCCTTTCTGAATCGATGGTTCCCCAGATCGCAGCAGCAGTTGAAAAAGGTGCAAGGCTAAAGCCCGCGTTATGGATCCATGGCGGTAGCTGCACAGGCTGTACAGAATCGATCGCGCAGGTAGACACTCCAGACGTTGCCACAATTGTTCTTGATATTCTTTCGCTAAAGAATATGACAATCGCCATGGCGCAAGGCGATGACATCAAGAAAATCGTCGATGAGACCATGGCAGACGCTGAAAGAGATCCCGAGAACAAAGGATTCATCCTCATTTACGAGGGTTCCATCATGCGAGGGGCAAACGGGAACACCCTCAGGGAGTTCGGGGAGCCTCAGATCGACCGCCTCAAGAAGAAGGCGCAGGCCGCTGAGGCAATCGTTGCTGTCGGTTCATGCGCTGTTGATGGTGGATTTGTCGCCGCCAAGCCGAACCCAGCGGACGCCACGGGCATGGTTCAGTTCCTGAAGGACGCGGGTATAGATACACCCGTTATCAACCTACCGACGTGTCCCGTGAACCCTGAGTGGGTAGTCGCGACCGTTATCAACGTCTTGATGCTTGGCCGTCTCCCCGAGATGGATTCATTCAACAGGCCTAAGTTGATATTTGGTCACCCAATCCACGATCTTTGTCCTCGGCGCGGACACTTCGAAAACAGTGCTTTCGTGTACGAGTTCGGTAGCAAGGAAGAAGAGATGGGATACTGTCTTTATCCCGTAGGCTGCAAAGGCCCTCAGACGTTCACCAACTGTCCTATTGTCAGATGGAACCGGCGCGCATCCTGGTGTGTGGAATCAGGTTCACCTTGTATCGGGTGCGGAGTTACCAGTCCGACTCCTGGCGGCAACTGGGTTGACGTGAACGCCCCATTCCTGAAGCGACACAGGGACCTGCGCATAGGCGACATGTCCTTCCAGCCATCTACCGCAGCGGTAGTTGTTGGAGCCGCAGCCGCAGCTGCACTTGTAGCTCATGGCATCGGCATGAAAGCTGCCGGACGCATGGATGGTGAAGGCGCCCCCTACGAGGAAATGAAGGAATGTGAGCGCAAGAAGGGAGGCGGTAAATAG
- a CDS encoding DUF2249 domain-containing protein — translation MSVSGNSFSGLVVDVRGFSPGLRRPLVFSIIDKMVELESEESLVVICDHEPAGLGYQLDLRKETKGMFEYYYDQRLDGAWVALIRKRRV, via the coding sequence ATGAGTGTAAGCGGAAATTCTTTTAGCGGACTAGTTGTAGATGTTCGTGGATTTAGCCCAGGACTCAGGCGTCCTTTGGTCTTTTCCATCATCGACAAGATGGTCGAGCTGGAATCTGAAGAAAGTCTCGTTGTTATTTGCGATCATGAGCCAGCCGGGCTCGGGTATCAACTTGATCTTCGCAAAGAAACCAAAGGCATGTTCGAGTACTACTACGATCAGAGACTTGATGGCGCATGGGTGGCGCTGATTCGAAAACGTCGAGTCTGA